The Crocosphaera subtropica ATCC 51142 genome includes a window with the following:
- a CDS encoding alpha/beta fold hydrolase yields the protein MLNIPGFNQHSLTTSLGNMVYYTADGLPWLTTGETLSDRPTLVFLHGFGGGSSAYEWSQVYPAFANEYRIIAPDLIGWGESSHLERNYTIEDYLTTLTEFIEKISEEPVIAIASSLTAALTIRVAVTRPELFKSLILTTPAGLSDFGENYTRSFFAQLVSTPIIDRFIYDFGVANEMGIRNFLENRQFANAERVYPEIVSTYLASATQPLAEYSALSFVRGDLCFDLAQYIEQLTVPTAMIWGKKSQFTGPDIGRKLAKKNPTAIKCFEVIEEVGLTPQLELPAVTIGLIRRFLTKDLV from the coding sequence ATGTTAAACATTCCTGGATTTAACCAACATTCTCTCACCACTAGCCTAGGAAATATGGTCTATTATACGGCTGATGGTTTACCTTGGCTGACCACAGGAGAAACCCTATCAGATCGACCCACCTTAGTCTTTTTACACGGATTTGGAGGGGGTTCAAGTGCTTACGAATGGTCCCAGGTCTATCCTGCGTTTGCTAACGAGTATCGTATCATCGCACCGGACTTAATTGGTTGGGGAGAGTCTTCACATTTAGAGAGAAATTATACTATTGAGGATTATTTGACGACCCTAACAGAATTTATCGAGAAGATTTCTGAGGAACCGGTAATTGCGATCGCCTCTTCTTTAACGGCAGCATTGACCATTAGAGTAGCTGTGACTCGGCCGGAATTGTTTAAATCATTAATTTTAACCACGCCGGCAGGATTATCAGATTTTGGTGAAAATTATACCCGAAGTTTCTTTGCTCAATTGGTCAGTACCCCCATCATCGATCGCTTTATTTATGACTTTGGGGTGGCTAATGAAATGGGAATTCGTAACTTTTTAGAAAATCGTCAATTTGCTAATGCTGAACGGGTTTATCCTGAAATTGTATCTACTTATTTAGCTTCAGCAACCCAACCATTAGCTGAATATAGTGCGCTATCTTTTGTCAGAGGAGATTTATGTTTTGATCTGGCACAATATATTGAACAATTGACCGTTCCTACAGCTATGATTTGGGGAAAAAAATCTCAGTTTACTGGCCCTGATATTGGTCGCAAATTGGCTAAGAAGAATCCCACAGCTATCAAATGCTTTGAAGTTATAGAAGAAGTTGGTTTAACCCCACAATTAGAACTTCCTGCCGTTACCATTGGGTTAATTCGTCGATTTTTAACTAAAGATTTAGTATGA
- a CDS encoding MFS transporter gives MSLNSRVTLQTNLSKLLILKGLSFAWFPIPTIMLFYGSHGLSIEQSIFLKTVLSLSIFLLEIPSGYIADQWGRKFCLVSGSGIWVISWLIYCTQETFSWFIVAEGLTGVAGSLISGADIALTYDTLLQLGRTQEYRQFEGKLVAIAGISEAICGLIGALVAQYNLVYPFYLQTVCLIFYCFLATQLIEPKDEALELSQDPQNLWSIVKNALIINASIRWFILLSGTFSVATFLMVWLSQTYLSNYNVPTAWFGVVWVGFHGGMSCASLSANNLEQTFGLKKSLVLLIILLASSYLFLGIIDQVWGILFVAVIYCVRGWITPILNEAINKLVPSVTRATVFSIKSFVFRLGFAIIGTASGWLADQQSLNLSLIIIGIIFLIFSLFCWQNLIKLKAI, from the coding sequence ATGTCATTGAATTCTAGAGTGACTTTGCAAACGAACCTTTCTAAACTTCTAATTTTAAAAGGATTATCGTTTGCTTGGTTTCCCATTCCCACTATCATGTTATTTTATGGATCTCATGGGTTATCAATTGAACAATCGATTTTTCTCAAAACCGTTCTTTCTTTATCAATTTTTTTGTTAGAAATACCTTCAGGATATATTGCAGATCAATGGGGAAGAAAATTTTGTCTTGTCAGTGGTAGTGGAATTTGGGTTATAAGTTGGTTAATTTATTGTACTCAAGAGACATTTTCCTGGTTTATTGTCGCAGAAGGGTTAACAGGAGTAGCAGGTAGTTTAATTTCTGGGGCGGATATAGCCTTAACTTATGATACTTTATTACAATTAGGACGCACCCAAGAATACCGTCAATTTGAGGGAAAATTAGTGGCGATCGCAGGAATTAGTGAAGCCATTTGTGGTTTGATTGGGGCTTTGGTTGCTCAATATAATTTAGTCTATCCTTTTTATTTACAAACAGTTTGTTTGATTTTTTATTGTTTTTTGGCGACTCAACTTATTGAGCCTAAAGATGAAGCTTTAGAACTGTCTCAAGATCCCCAGAATTTATGGTCAATTGTCAAGAATGCTTTAATTATTAATGCTTCAATTCGCTGGTTTATTTTATTAAGCGGTACATTTTCAGTGGCAACGTTTTTGATGGTTTGGTTATCTCAAACCTATCTATCTAATTATAATGTACCGACGGCTTGGTTTGGAGTGGTTTGGGTTGGGTTTCATGGGGGGATGAGTTGCGCTTCTTTATCTGCTAACAACCTTGAACAAACCTTTGGATTGAAAAAAAGCTTAGTCTTATTAATTATCTTATTGGCAAGTTCTTATCTATTTTTAGGAATAATTGATCAAGTTTGGGGTATTTTATTTGTTGCCGTTATTTATTGTGTCAGAGGTTGGATCACTCCTATACTCAACGAAGCAATTAATAAGCTGGTTCCTTCTGTGACACGAGCCACTGTTTTTTCCATTAAAAGTTTTGTTTTTCGTTTGGGTTTTGCTATTATTGGAACAGCTTCGGGATGGTTAGCGGATCAACAATCCTTAAATCTATCATTAATAATAATAGGTATAATTTTTTTAATCTTTAGTTTATTTTGTTGGCAAAACTTGATTAAATTAAAAGCTATCTAA
- a CDS encoding glutathione S-transferase family protein — MSLPSTIIIKLGKFVWTTMWHQMMSQLAPRNESGAYIRPESEFRHDINDQPENVYKPESGRYALYVGIGCPWAHRTLVVRGLKGLESAISVVWVRGEATEGGWMLETPQEGCHSLKDVYQRSQPGYQGRATVPVLWDKQTQTVVNNESADIIEILNREFNQWAQQPDLDLYPTSQKESIDSLNERIYHTVNNGVYRCGFAQSQSAYEQACNELFSTLDELEKILTDHRYLCGENITLADVRLFTTLFRFDAVYYGLFKCNKRRIRDYENLYGYLQDIYQLPGVSSTCDLEKVKQDYYHNLFPLNPGGIIPSGPDQEELLLPHHREKIKLSSIKE; from the coding sequence ATGTCTCTTCCCTCAACCATCATCATTAAATTAGGTAAATTTGTTTGGACTACGATGTGGCATCAAATGATGTCTCAGTTAGCCCCTCGTAACGAATCTGGGGCTTATATACGACCTGAAAGCGAATTTCGTCATGACATCAATGATCAGCCTGAGAACGTCTATAAACCTGAATCTGGTCGTTATGCTTTATATGTCGGCATCGGTTGTCCTTGGGCCCATCGGACGCTGGTGGTGCGTGGCTTAAAAGGGCTAGAATCAGCGATTTCGGTGGTTTGGGTGAGGGGAGAAGCCACAGAAGGGGGTTGGATGCTAGAAACACCACAAGAGGGTTGTCACAGCTTAAAAGATGTTTATCAACGCAGTCAACCTGGCTATCAAGGAAGGGCGACAGTGCCGGTTTTGTGGGACAAACAAACTCAAACCGTGGTTAATAACGAAAGTGCTGATATTATTGAAATTCTGAATCGAGAATTCAATCAATGGGCCCAGCAGCCAGACCTGGATCTTTATCCTACCTCACAAAAAGAGTCCATTGACAGCTTAAATGAGCGCATTTATCACACCGTCAACAATGGAGTGTATCGCTGCGGTTTTGCTCAAAGTCAATCTGCTTATGAACAAGCTTGTAATGAGTTATTTTCGACCCTGGATGAATTAGAAAAAATATTAACCGATCATCGTTATTTATGTGGGGAAAATATTACCTTAGCCGATGTGAGACTGTTTACTACCTTGTTTCGTTTTGATGCGGTTTACTATGGATTGTTTAAATGTAATAAACGTCGTATCCGAGACTATGAAAATTTATATGGTTATTTACAAGATATTTATCAACTTCCTGGGGTGTCTTCTACTTGTGATTTAGAAAAAGTTAAACAAGATTACTATCATAATTTATTTCCCCTCAATCCAGGAGGAATTATTCCATCAGGGCCAGACCAAGAAGAATTATTATTGCCCCATCATCGAGAGAAGATTAAGCTTTCTTCTATTAAAGAATAA
- a CDS encoding pseudouridine synthase gives MVQRVQKILSQWGVASRRHAEDMIVAGRVRLNGEIVTLGDKADPNCDRLEVDGKLIQPNQRPQLLYILMNKPIGVVCTCNDPQNRSIVLDFLPKAFSQGTGIHPVGRLDFNSSGALLLTNDGELTLRLTHPRYHLPKTYEVWVQGYPTEERLQQWREGVMLMGKKTLPAQVEVIRRSRQHTCLKVVLTEGRNRQIRRIVQHLGFHVLRLHRTAIGPLVLSSPNESSLPSGQHRLLTPSEIRFLKRRANLITETEGKLIE, from the coding sequence ATGGTTCAACGGGTGCAAAAAATTTTATCTCAATGGGGAGTTGCTTCCCGTCGTCATGCTGAGGATATGATTGTCGCCGGACGAGTTAGGCTAAACGGGGAAATCGTAACATTAGGAGATAAAGCCGATCCTAATTGCGATCGCCTTGAAGTAGATGGCAAACTCATTCAACCCAATCAACGGCCTCAACTACTTTATATATTAATGAATAAACCGATAGGAGTGGTTTGCACCTGTAATGATCCCCAAAATCGATCCATTGTCTTAGATTTCTTACCCAAAGCGTTCAGTCAGGGGACAGGAATTCACCCCGTAGGAAGACTCGATTTTAACTCTTCTGGTGCTTTACTGTTAACAAATGATGGAGAATTAACCCTAAGATTAACCCATCCCCGTTACCATTTACCCAAAACCTATGAAGTCTGGGTTCAAGGATATCCTACAGAAGAAAGATTACAACAGTGGCGCGAAGGTGTTATGCTAATGGGCAAAAAGACTTTACCGGCTCAGGTAGAAGTGATTCGTCGTTCTCGTCAGCACACTTGCTTGAAAGTAGTTCTTACTGAAGGAAGAAATCGCCAAATTCGTCGTATTGTTCAACACCTTGGTTTCCATGTTCTCCGACTCCATCGCACTGCTATTGGTCCTCTTGTTCTATCTTCTCCTAATGAAAGTAGCTTACCCAGTGGACAGCATCGTTTGCTTACCCCTTCAGAAATTCGTTTTCTCAAGCGTCGTGCCAACCTTATCACTGAAACGGAAGGGAAGCTGATTGAATAA
- a CDS encoding helix-turn-helix domain-containing protein has translation MSRKQSSLNSSHHNTNHTQESQCQTPVVTDNSKWQQLWDKFILKGYQTREESNGEQPPSSPPKKIVYLKLLLKFLSKFSRKNKHYFDPKQLQKEILEDIGQQLHDERQKQGLSLELISEETRISVGLLEAIEKAKLEELPEAIYTRSFIKKFADFLGLDGKGLSESFPLDSNPKSQESSRFRFFFPVLQFRPLHLYFLYIIIVVISVQSISNKLKRAATEGAIEELPVPVVISPPPSPIEKPVIVKVHSKGKSTLKVMVDGKTTFDGTLTKESQKTWEANKNITLEASNAGLILVTFNNQNAKRLGKLGENKKVTYSLPNISNNSREQEKVNQQE, from the coding sequence ATGTCCAGGAAACAATCGTCACTCAATTCTTCTCATCACAATACCAATCACACCCAAGAATCTCAATGTCAGACTCCTGTGGTGACGGACAATAGTAAATGGCAACAGCTATGGGATAAATTTATCTTAAAGGGATATCAAACTAGGGAGGAATCAAACGGAGAACAACCCCCCTCGTCACCGCCTAAAAAAATAGTTTATCTCAAACTATTACTGAAGTTCTTATCTAAATTTTCAAGAAAAAATAAGCATTATTTTGATCCTAAACAGTTACAGAAAGAAATCTTAGAAGATATCGGTCAGCAATTGCATGATGAGCGTCAAAAACAGGGGTTAAGTCTTGAGTTGATTTCTGAGGAAACTCGCATTTCTGTGGGTTTATTAGAAGCGATTGAAAAAGCGAAACTAGAAGAATTACCTGAAGCCATTTATACTCGTAGTTTTATTAAAAAATTTGCTGATTTTTTAGGGCTAGATGGAAAAGGTTTATCAGAAAGTTTTCCCCTAGATAGTAATCCTAAGTCCCAAGAATCTTCAAGATTTCGTTTTTTCTTTCCTGTCTTACAATTTCGTCCGTTACATCTTTATTTTTTGTATATTATTATTGTTGTTATTTCCGTTCAGAGTATTTCTAATAAATTGAAACGGGCTGCCACAGAAGGAGCGATCGAAGAATTACCTGTTCCTGTGGTGATTTCTCCCCCTCCTTCCCCCATAGAAAAACCAGTAATAGTAAAGGTTCATAGTAAAGGAAAATCAACCTTAAAAGTCATGGTAGATGGTAAAACCACTTTTGACGGAACATTAACCAAAGAAAGCCAAAAAACCTGGGAAGCCAATAAAAATATTACCCTCGAAGCTAGTAACGCCGGTTTAATTTTAGTCACATTTAATAACCAAAATGCGAAACGATTAGGTAAATTAGGAGAAAACAAAAAAGTAACTTATTCTCTTCCTAATATTTCTAATAATTCAAGGGAACAGGAAAAAGTTAACCAGCAAGAGTAA
- a CDS encoding low-redox potential cytochrome: MLKLRKLLHFKRSNLLYLVISLGILLWCVSVGSAFTQAFAAKPSHTLAQSQSIGPLGPNRSTVEAGKDIYLSTCSGCHIAIPPEVLPTETWQELLENPQKHYGTSVPNMIRLSQVLMWDYLKSNSRPILLKDAPVPYYIEQSQYFKILHPRVEFDEPISTKNCIVCHPGVKDFNYRTLTAEWEDAP; the protein is encoded by the coding sequence ATGCTGAAACTACGAAAATTGTTGCATTTTAAGCGATCAAATCTATTATATTTAGTCATTTCTCTAGGGATTCTTTTATGGTGTGTCAGTGTGGGTTCAGCATTTACCCAAGCCTTCGCAGCAAAACCGAGTCATACCTTAGCACAATCTCAATCTATCGGGCCTCTTGGGCCAAATCGTTCGACGGTTGAAGCAGGAAAAGACATCTATCTGTCTACTTGTTCGGGGTGTCATATTGCCATTCCTCCAGAAGTGTTACCCACAGAAACCTGGCAAGAACTTCTAGAAAACCCACAGAAACACTATGGAACCTCAGTTCCTAATATGATTCGTCTGAGTCAAGTCTTAATGTGGGATTACCTCAAAAGCAATTCTCGCCCTATTTTACTCAAAGATGCCCCTGTTCCTTATTATATTGAGCAATCTCAGTATTTTAAAATTCTTCATCCTCGTGTTGAATTTGATGAACCCATCAGCACTAAAAATTGTATTGTTTGTCATCCAGGGGTAAAAGATTTTAATTATCGTACTTTGACAGCAGAATGGGAAGATGCACCTTAA